The Acidobacteriota bacterium genome contains the following window.
GCCCCGTGGATCGTGGAGAAGGCCCCCTCAAGAAGGCCCAGCCCAGGGCCCGGGACGAGCCAGAGGGTGAATCCGGCCCAGATCCCCGTCACCGTCCACTGCACGGCGGAGATCCACCGGGGGGGGCGCCCCCGGGAACCCGTCAGGAAGTAGCGGAAGGGGGAGGCCTCGCCCCCCCCTTCGTCGCGGCCCTGGCTCATTCCCTCCGCGGCCCCCTCAGACGTCCACCGTCTCGCCGAAGCCCACGACCCGCACCTTCACGCCGCGGGCGGCGGCCTTGGCCGCGAAGGTTGACGGGTCGGCGGGAATCACGGGGAAGGTGTCGTAGTGGATGGGCATGACCTCTTTGGCCCCGCACAGGACCGCGGCCTCCACGGCGTCGTCGATGCCCATGGTGAAGTTGTCGCCGATGGGGAGGAGGGCCAGATCCGCCGGGTAGAGGCGCCCGTAAAGGCCCATGTCCGAATGGAGGGCCGTGTCCCCCGCGTAGTAGACCGTCTTGCCTCCCATGAAGATCAAGAAGCCCGCCGGGTTCCCGCCGTACGAACCGTCCGGGAGCGCCGAGCCGTGCAGGGCCGGCACGAGTTTCACCCGGCCCCACGGAAAGGTGAACGCCCCGCCGATGTGCATCGGGTGCGCCCCCACCCCCTGGGCCCCCATCCAATTGGCGATCTCGAAATTCGAGACCACCACGCACGCGTTCCGCCGAGCGATCTCCACCGTGTCCCCCACGTGGTCCCCATGGCCGTGGCTCACCAGGACCGCATCCGCCTTCACCTCAGAGGGCGCGATCTTCGCGTGGCCGTTCCCCGTCAGAAACGGGTCCACGATCACCCGCCCGTTCTCGCACGCCAGCTCGAAGCAGGAATGCCCGTGGTACGTCAGCTTCAACATGGTAAACCTCCTCCTGGGTCAGCTCTCGCTCCTCATCCTCTTGGGGTCACATCTTGCTTTGCGGCACTCCGCCCGCTCGACCCGCCGCACCCGCCATGCCCCCCGCTTTCCCCACTCCCTGGCCCGGACGATACAACCGACCGCAACGCAGTGCAAGCCGGGCGGGTTTCCCGGCTTTCTTCAAGATGAAGCGCCCCGTCCTTGCCAACCCGGCAGGGTCCAGGTCTTCTCGTAGACCACCTGCGCGCCTTCGCGGAGATACTGCGTGAAGCTCGTCGCCACGCCGCTCGCGTTGTAGGTGATGGTGGCGGCGCGCTCCCCGGAGGAATCGTAAAGGTATTGGGACAAGAGGAGGTTCGTGGATTTCTTGCGGACGGCGATCAGGCGGTTGAAGGGGTCGTAGGCGTACACGTGCGTCCCGTCGTCGGTCACGTTGCCGTTGGCGTCCTCCACG
Protein-coding sequences here:
- a CDS encoding metal-dependent hydrolase, giving the protein MKLTYHGHSCFELACENGRVIVDPFLTGNGHAKIAPSEVKADAVLVSHGHGDHVGDTVEIARRNACVVVSNFEIANWMGAQGVGAHPMHIGGAFTFPWGRVKLVPALHGSALPDGSYGGNPAGFLIFMGGKTVYYAGDTALHSDMGLYGRLYPADLALLPIGDNFTMGIDDAVEAAVLCGAKEVMPIHYDTFPVIPADPSTFAAKAAARGVKVRVVGFGETVDV